The following coding sequences are from one Reyranella humidisoli window:
- a CDS encoding thiolase domain-containing protein codes for MSIKGKAYIAGIYEHPTRLAKDISLAQIHAQCAKGALEDAGLTKDDVDGYFCAGDAPGLGPMSMVEYMGLKVRHVDSTDTGGSSYVLHVGHAAEAIAAGKCKVALITLAGRPRAEGMATGTVPRSRGGTPTPDDPFEFPYGPTVVNMYAMCAMRHMYEYGTTSEQLAWIKVAASHHAQYNPHALLKDVVTVEEVVNSPVISDPLHRLDCCVITDGGGAIVVVAPEIAAKLKRPKVKLLGSSEFVKTQMGGKVDLTYSGARFTGAAAFAEAGVKPGDIKYASIYDSFTITVLMQLEDLGFCEKGKGGAFVADGNLIAGTGKLPFNTDGGGLCSNHPGNRGGLTKVLEAVRQLRGEAHPKVQVPNCNLAVAHGTGGSLGLRHGSATVILERE; via the coding sequence ATGAGCATCAAGGGCAAGGCCTATATCGCCGGAATTTACGAACATCCGACCCGGCTCGCGAAGGACATTTCGCTGGCGCAGATTCATGCGCAATGCGCCAAGGGCGCGCTGGAGGATGCGGGTCTCACCAAGGACGACGTCGACGGCTATTTCTGCGCCGGCGACGCGCCGGGCCTCGGCCCGATGTCCATGGTCGAATACATGGGCCTCAAGGTCCGCCACGTCGATTCGACCGACACCGGCGGCTCCTCCTACGTGCTGCACGTCGGCCACGCCGCCGAGGCAATCGCCGCGGGCAAGTGCAAGGTGGCGCTGATCACGCTGGCCGGCCGCCCGCGCGCCGAGGGCATGGCGACCGGCACCGTGCCGCGCAGCCGCGGCGGCACGCCGACGCCCGACGATCCGTTCGAATTCCCCTACGGTCCGACGGTGGTGAACATGTACGCGATGTGCGCCATGCGCCACATGTACGAGTACGGCACGACCTCCGAGCAGCTCGCCTGGATCAAGGTCGCGGCGTCGCACCACGCGCAGTACAATCCGCATGCGCTGCTGAAGGACGTGGTCACGGTCGAGGAGGTCGTCAACTCGCCGGTCATTTCCGATCCGCTGCACCGTCTCGACTGCTGCGTCATCACCGACGGCGGCGGCGCGATCGTCGTCGTGGCGCCGGAGATCGCGGCCAAGCTCAAGCGGCCGAAGGTCAAACTGCTGGGCTCGTCCGAGTTCGTGAAGACGCAGATGGGCGGCAAGGTCGATCTCACCTATTCGGGCGCCCGCTTCACCGGCGCGGCGGCCTTCGCCGAAGCCGGCGTGAAGCCCGGCGACATCAAGTACGCCTCGATCTACGACAGCTTCACCATCACGGTGCTGATGCAGCTGGAAGATCTCGGCTTCTGCGAGAAGGGCAAGGGCGGCGCGTTCGTGGCCGACGGCAACCTGATCGCCGGCACCGGCAAGCTGCCGTTCAACACCGATGGCGGCGGCCTGTGCAGCAACCATCCGGGCAATCGCGGCGGCCTCACCAAGGTTCTCGAGGCGGTGCGTCAGCTCCGCGGCGAAGCGCATCCCAAGGTGCAGGTGCCCAATTGCAATCTCGCGGTCGCGCATGGCACGGGCGGATCGCTCGGCCTGCGGCACGGCAGCGCCACCGTCATTCTGGAAAGGGAGTAA
- a CDS encoding metal-dependent hydrolase encodes MVFRLLSAIAAVCLTLAGTAHAQGKAELLWYSQAAFKLTTQSGKVIMIDPWIMGATRIPPELKDLDKIGKVDLILVTHGHGDHLGDALEISKKNNAPIWAPAGLNQTLATLGLMPANLVPRMSKGGTIEPFPGVKITMVHADHSSEMILKDPVTGKDTSYAAGEPCGFIIELENGFKIYHMGDTGMFGDMKLIGEYYKPDLLLVPIGGHFVMDPKAAAYATKELIKPKMAWPMHYASNPFLRGTPAEYKAALGQSSIEVIDAQPGTKKTF; translated from the coding sequence ATGGTTTTCCGTCTTCTTTCCGCGATCGCCGCGGTCTGCCTGACGCTCGCCGGCACGGCTCATGCGCAAGGCAAGGCCGAGCTGCTCTGGTACAGCCAGGCCGCCTTCAAGCTCACCACCCAGAGCGGCAAGGTGATCATGATCGATCCCTGGATCATGGGCGCCACCAGGATCCCGCCGGAGCTGAAGGACCTCGACAAGATCGGCAAGGTCGATCTGATCCTGGTGACACACGGTCACGGCGATCATCTGGGCGATGCTCTGGAGATCTCCAAGAAGAACAACGCGCCGATCTGGGCGCCAGCCGGCCTCAACCAGACGCTGGCGACGCTCGGCCTGATGCCCGCCAATCTCGTGCCGCGCATGAGCAAGGGTGGCACCATCGAGCCATTCCCCGGCGTCAAGATCACCATGGTCCATGCCGACCATTCCTCGGAAATGATCCTCAAGGACCCGGTCACCGGCAAGGACACGAGCTACGCCGCCGGCGAACCCTGCGGCTTCATCATCGAGCTGGAGAACGGCTTCAAGATCTACCACATGGGCGACACCGGCATGTTCGGCGACATGAAGCTGATCGGCGAATACTACAAGCCCGACCTGCTGCTGGTGCCGATCGGCGGCCACTTCGTGATGGACCCGAAGGCCGCCGCCTACGCCACCAAGGAGCTGATCAAGCCCAAGATGGCGTGGCCCATGCACTATGCCAGCAACCCGTTCCTCAGGGGCACGCCAGCCGAATACAAGGCGGCGCTGGGCCAGTCGTCGATCGAGGTGATCGACGCCCAACCGGGAACGAAGAAGACGTTCTAG
- a CDS encoding LLM class flavin-dependent oxidoreductase, producing MAQTGNHKGLTFGIFLAPFHRVGENPTLSMARDMELIEWIDELGYDEAWIGEHHSAGWETIASPEVFIGAAIERTRYIRLGSGVTSLPYHHPLMVANRFVQLDHMSRGRTMLGCGPGALPSDAYMMGIDPSTQRPRMEEALEAIMRLLECKEPVTMKTDWFELKEARLHLAPYSYPHFPIACASTITPSGMIAAGKHGLGVLSIGAGIPGGPEMLGKQWGIYEETAAKHGKTADRGKWRVVVNCHVTEDDEQALREVHAGERRETMTYFEDTLGRPPGRADDPLRDGVKMGTTLVGSPDTVAKGIERLLAFSNGGFGGVLFRAHEWATREQTMRSYELFARYVMPRFQGSLDTIVNSNQWAKDNRKGIFGPNVAAVKKAFTDAGREAPEEFRARTPGARDV from the coding sequence ATGGCACAGACCGGCAATCACAAGGGACTTACGTTCGGCATCTTCCTGGCGCCGTTCCATCGCGTGGGCGAGAACCCGACGCTCTCGATGGCGCGCGACATGGAGCTGATCGAATGGATCGACGAGCTGGGCTATGACGAGGCTTGGATCGGCGAGCACCATTCCGCCGGGTGGGAAACAATCGCCTCGCCGGAAGTCTTCATCGGCGCCGCTATCGAGCGCACGCGCTACATCCGCCTCGGCTCGGGCGTCACGAGCCTGCCCTATCATCATCCGCTGATGGTCGCGAACCGCTTCGTGCAGCTCGACCACATGTCGCGCGGCCGCACGATGCTGGGCTGCGGTCCGGGCGCGCTGCCGTCCGACGCCTACATGATGGGCATCGATCCCTCGACCCAGCGGCCGCGCATGGAGGAGGCGTTGGAGGCGATCATGCGCCTGCTCGAATGCAAGGAACCGGTCACGATGAAGACCGACTGGTTCGAGCTGAAGGAGGCCAGGCTGCATCTCGCGCCCTACAGCTATCCGCATTTCCCCATCGCCTGCGCCAGCACCATCACGCCCTCGGGCATGATCGCCGCCGGCAAGCACGGGCTCGGCGTCCTGTCGATCGGCGCGGGCATTCCGGGCGGGCCGGAGATGCTCGGCAAGCAGTGGGGCATCTACGAGGAGACCGCGGCCAAGCACGGCAAGACGGCGGATCGCGGCAAGTGGCGCGTCGTGGTGAACTGCCACGTGACCGAGGACGACGAGCAGGCGTTGCGCGAAGTCCATGCCGGCGAACGCCGCGAGACCATGACCTATTTCGAGGACACGCTGGGCCGCCCGCCCGGCCGTGCCGACGACCCGCTGCGCGACGGCGTGAAGATGGGCACGACCCTGGTCGGAAGCCCCGACACGGTGGCCAAGGGCATCGAGCGGCTGCTGGCCTTCTCGAACGGCGGCTTCGGCGGCGTGCTGTTCCGCGCCCACGAATGGGCGACGCGCGAGCAGACGATGCGCTCCTACGAGCTGTTCGCGCGCTACGTGATGCCGCGCTTCCAGGGCTCGCTCGACACGATCGTCAACTCGAACCAGTGGGCCAAGGACAACCGCAAGGGCATCTTCGGGCCCAACGTCGCGGCGGTGAAGAAGGCCTTCACCGACGCCGGCCGCGAGGCTCCCGAGGAGTTCCGCGCCCGCACGCCCGGCGCCCGCGATGTCTAA
- a CDS encoding CaiB/BaiF CoA transferase family protein, with the protein MNEASALPLAGFHIVEVNDAKVPLCLRLATSLAAKIAADLGADVLKIEPAGGDPVRAAPPLLPQGESALFQFLNTSKRSLQLDLGSESGRGTLARLVEAADVVLFEEPASVASMLRTGKATPVEIAAFPLEMDAAQRPVSELAIQALGGLMHMVGEPARKPLKLGGHQASYPAGLTAFTGLMAALAARDAGRPAPSVRVSLAEVMQWVNWKAASGAAASGTSPGREGRNSEFQVLPCRDGHVAVVYTVTQWPATRALVGDPRLDDPKFNTRTGRRQNIAELYAALAPWFADKTREEIQKAAQAKGVPFGPIFSPAELLQTEQYVARGFLADMLHPTEGTLRLPQLPVQWNGRSFSPRPAPDLSPPHSNGEVPSSYEGEGVKTGPTGSMPPPPRKTSAPPHLNGEANDRPLAGIRVLDFGLLTAGANTSAMLADLGADVIKIESGAYLDPFRVVGKIDNDDGWWNRSPQFRFTNRNKRGLALNLKDPEGQRVIRELAAKCDVVVENFRRGVLDRAGLGYKELSAINPRLVFAAISSQGDTGPERMNVSFGSTLDATSGIASLTGYEGEEPRISGMDVNYPDQIVSLFATGIVIAAVTEARRTGKGAFLDFSQREVASFTLGEEILAAARLAPRGNTEAGVAQQDSYKCADGRWLAVTLDAPDPSMADFCASKPRDAAVTALLARGIAAAPCFDGNDLLRDTALQGVTLVRDENGGLVKGLPYRLGGEGLVIERPAPDLGQHTDEVLRELLGYDDTCLKQLNDSGVTSTTPTIGEV; encoded by the coding sequence ATGAACGAGGCTTCCGCCCTGCCGCTCGCAGGTTTCCACATCGTCGAGGTGAATGACGCGAAAGTGCCGCTCTGCCTGCGTCTTGCGACGTCGCTCGCCGCCAAGATCGCCGCCGACCTCGGCGCCGACGTGCTCAAGATCGAACCGGCCGGCGGCGATCCAGTGCGAGCGGCGCCGCCGCTGCTGCCGCAGGGCGAAAGCGCGCTCTTTCAGTTTCTCAACACGTCGAAGCGCTCCTTGCAACTCGATCTCGGCAGCGAGTCCGGCCGCGGCACGCTCGCGCGTCTGGTCGAAGCCGCCGACGTCGTGCTGTTCGAGGAGCCAGCTTCGGTCGCGTCGATGCTCCGCACCGGCAAGGCCACACCGGTCGAAATCGCGGCCTTTCCGCTCGAGATGGACGCCGCGCAGCGTCCCGTCAGCGAACTGGCGATCCAGGCGCTGGGCGGGCTGATGCACATGGTGGGAGAGCCCGCGCGCAAGCCATTGAAGCTCGGCGGACACCAGGCCTCCTATCCAGCCGGCCTCACGGCCTTCACCGGCCTGATGGCAGCCCTCGCCGCACGCGACGCGGGGCGGCCGGCGCCGTCGGTGCGCGTGTCGCTGGCCGAGGTGATGCAGTGGGTGAACTGGAAGGCGGCCTCTGGGGCCGCTGCGTCCGGCACCTCGCCCGGTCGTGAGGGCAGGAACTCGGAATTCCAGGTCCTGCCGTGCCGCGACGGCCATGTCGCGGTCGTCTACACGGTGACGCAATGGCCCGCGACCCGCGCGCTGGTCGGCGATCCGCGCCTCGACGACCCGAAGTTCAACACGCGGACGGGCCGCCGCCAGAACATCGCCGAACTCTATGCGGCACTGGCGCCCTGGTTCGCCGACAAGACGCGCGAAGAAATCCAGAAGGCGGCACAGGCCAAGGGCGTGCCGTTCGGTCCGATCTTCTCGCCAGCAGAGCTGCTGCAGACGGAGCAGTACGTGGCGCGCGGCTTCCTGGCCGACATGCTGCATCCGACCGAGGGCACGCTGCGGCTGCCGCAGTTGCCGGTGCAGTGGAACGGCCGCTCCTTTTCGCCGCGCCCGGCGCCTGACCTCTCGCCTCCCCATTCAAATGGGGAGGTGCCCTCGTCATACGAGGGTGAAGGGGTCAAGACTGGGCCGACAGGGTCCATGCCCCCTCCGCCTCGGAAGACCTCGGCACCTCCCCATTTGAATGGGGAGGCGAATGACCGTCCTCTCGCCGGCATACGCGTGCTCGACTTCGGCCTGCTGACCGCGGGCGCGAACACCTCGGCCATGCTGGCCGATCTTGGCGCCGACGTGATCAAGATCGAGTCAGGCGCCTATCTCGATCCCTTCCGCGTCGTCGGCAAGATCGACAATGACGACGGCTGGTGGAACCGCTCGCCGCAGTTCCGCTTCACCAACCGCAACAAGCGCGGGCTGGCGCTGAACCTGAAGGATCCCGAGGGCCAGCGCGTCATCCGTGAACTCGCTGCGAAGTGCGATGTCGTCGTCGAGAACTTCCGCCGCGGTGTGCTCGATCGTGCGGGCCTCGGCTACAAGGAGCTGAGCGCGATCAATCCGCGCCTGGTGTTCGCCGCCATCTCCAGCCAGGGCGACACCGGCCCCGAGCGCATGAACGTCTCGTTCGGCAGCACGCTCGACGCGACGTCCGGCATCGCCTCCCTCACCGGCTACGAGGGCGAGGAGCCGCGCATCTCGGGCATGGACGTGAACTATCCCGACCAGATCGTGTCGCTGTTCGCCACCGGCATCGTGATCGCCGCCGTCACCGAAGCACGCCGCACCGGCAAGGGCGCCTTTCTCGACTTCTCCCAGCGCGAAGTCGCGTCGTTCACGCTCGGCGAGGAAATTCTCGCCGCTGCCCGGCTGGCGCCGCGCGGCAATACCGAGGCGGGTGTGGCGCAGCAGGACTCCTACAAGTGTGCCGACGGCAGATGGCTGGCCGTCACCCTCGACGCGCCCGATCCCTCGATGGCTGATTTCTGCGCCAGCAAGCCGCGCGATGCCGCCGTCACGGCGCTGCTCGCCAGGGGCATTGCCGCCGCGCCCTGCTTCGACGGCAACGATCTTCTGCGCGACACCGCCCTGCAGGGCGTGACCCTGGTGCGCGACGAGAACGGGGGCCTCGTGAAAGGCCTTCCCTACCGCCTCGGCGGCGAAGGCCTCGTCATCGAACGGCCCGCGCCCGATCTCGGCCAGCACACCGACGAGGTGTTGCGCGAGTTGCTGGGCTACGACGATACCTGCCTGAAACAATTGAACGACAGCGGCGTGACCTCGACCACGCCCACCATCGGAGAGGTTTGA
- a CDS encoding NAD(P)H-dependent flavin oxidoreductase, whose translation MPRAEVHKLMERMAIPAIAAPMFLVSNPALTLACCGEGLMGSFPAHGTRSREEFQGWLDEMVEGMKRLEDAGKKPAPWAVNLVVHASNPRYQGDLELVEKYKVPVVLTSKGAPGDAIKRIHGWGAVALHDIANRRHAEKALEAGVDGVIAVAGGAGGHTGTINPFALMNEVRQLGDSFAVVLAGGQTTGRDVLAAEAMGADLAYIGTRFIATKEAMAAQAHKDMILGTRATDVFLTASIDGAPANWLTPSLLAAGIDLDVLRTTLPGKIVGAQENKKRWKDIYTAGHGVGNIEDVPGAADLVRRLVSQYREAKSEMAHRLAGRAAA comes from the coding sequence ATGCCGCGCGCCGAAGTGCACAAGTTGATGGAGCGCATGGCGATCCCCGCCATCGCCGCGCCGATGTTCCTGGTTTCCAATCCGGCGCTGACGCTCGCCTGCTGCGGCGAAGGGCTGATGGGCAGCTTCCCCGCCCACGGCACGCGCAGCCGCGAGGAGTTCCAGGGCTGGCTCGACGAGATGGTCGAGGGCATGAAGCGCCTCGAGGATGCCGGCAAGAAGCCCGCACCCTGGGCGGTCAATCTCGTCGTCCATGCCTCGAACCCGCGCTACCAGGGCGATCTCGAACTGGTCGAGAAATACAAGGTGCCAGTCGTGCTCACCTCCAAGGGTGCGCCGGGCGATGCCATCAAGCGTATCCATGGCTGGGGCGCGGTGGCGTTGCACGACATCGCCAACCGGCGGCACGCCGAGAAGGCGCTGGAAGCCGGCGTCGACGGCGTGATCGCCGTGGCGGGCGGCGCCGGCGGCCATACCGGCACGATCAATCCTTTCGCCCTGATGAACGAGGTGCGACAGCTCGGCGACAGCTTTGCCGTCGTGCTGGCGGGCGGCCAGACCACGGGGCGCGACGTGCTGGCGGCCGAAGCGATGGGTGCCGACCTCGCCTATATCGGCACGCGCTTCATCGCGACGAAGGAGGCGATGGCGGCACAGGCACACAAGGACATGATCCTCGGCACACGCGCCACCGACGTGTTCCTCACCGCCTCGATCGACGGCGCCCCGGCCAACTGGCTGACGCCGAGCCTTCTTGCCGCCGGCATCGACCTTGACGTGCTGCGCACCACCCTGCCCGGCAAGATCGTCGGCGCGCAGGAGAACAAGAAGCGCTGGAAGGACATCTACACAGCCGGCCACGGCGTCGGGAACATCGAGGACGTGCCAGGTGCCGCCGACCTCGTCCGGCGTCTCGTCAGCCAATACCGCGAGGCGAAGTCGGAAATGGCGCACAGGCTCGCCGGCCGCGCCGCAGCGTAG
- a CDS encoding S-(hydroxymethyl)glutathione dehydrogenase/class III alcohol dehydrogenase, with the protein MKTKAAVCFEAGKNLEIETVDLEGPKFGEVLVEIKASGVCHTDEFTRSGGDPEGLFPVIFGHEGAGVVVDVGPGIVSLKKGDHVIPLYTPECRQCKSCLSGKTNLCTSIRATQGQGVMPDGSSRFSIKGKKIHHYMGCSTFSNYTVLPEIALAKIRPDAPFDKVCYIGCGVTTGIGAVINTAKVEPGANVVVFGLGGIGLNVLQGARMVGANMIVGVDLNPAREALGRKFGMTHFVNPKDLGDKDLVAHLVELTDGGADYSFECVGSTKLMRQALECCHRGWGKSVIIGVAGAGQEIATRPFQLVTGRTWMGTAFGGAKGRRDVPKIVDWYMDGKIDIDSLITHTMPVEKINDAFDLMHKGESIRSVVTF; encoded by the coding sequence GTGAAGACAAAGGCAGCCGTCTGTTTCGAAGCCGGCAAGAACCTCGAGATCGAGACCGTCGATCTCGAAGGGCCGAAGTTCGGCGAGGTCCTGGTCGAGATCAAGGCGTCGGGTGTCTGCCACACCGACGAGTTCACGCGCTCCGGCGGCGATCCCGAGGGCCTGTTCCCGGTGATCTTCGGCCATGAGGGCGCGGGCGTCGTGGTCGATGTCGGGCCAGGCATCGTGTCGCTGAAGAAGGGCGACCATGTGATCCCGCTCTACACACCCGAATGCCGGCAGTGCAAATCCTGCCTCTCGGGCAAGACAAACCTCTGCACCTCGATCCGCGCGACCCAAGGCCAGGGCGTGATGCCCGACGGCTCGTCGCGCTTCTCAATCAAGGGCAAGAAGATCCATCACTACATGGGCTGCTCGACCTTCTCGAACTACACGGTGCTGCCCGAGATCGCGCTGGCGAAAATTCGCCCCGACGCGCCGTTCGACAAGGTCTGCTACATCGGCTGCGGCGTGACGACCGGCATTGGCGCCGTCATCAATACGGCCAAGGTCGAGCCCGGCGCCAATGTCGTGGTGTTCGGCCTCGGCGGCATCGGCCTCAACGTGCTGCAGGGCGCGCGCATGGTTGGCGCCAACATGATCGTCGGTGTCGATCTCAACCCGGCGCGCGAGGCGCTGGGCCGCAAGTTCGGCATGACGCACTTCGTCAATCCGAAGGACCTGGGCGACAAGGATCTCGTCGCACATCTCGTCGAGCTGACCGACGGCGGCGCGGACTACAGCTTCGAATGCGTCGGCAGCACCAAGCTGATGCGCCAGGCGCTGGAATGCTGCCATCGCGGCTGGGGCAAGTCAGTGATCATCGGCGTCGCCGGCGCCGGCCAGGAGATCGCCACGCGCCCGTTCCAGCTCGTCACCGGCCGCACCTGGATGGGCACCGCCTTCGGCGGCGCCAAGGGCCGCCGCGACGTGCCGAAGATCGTCGACTGGTACATGGACGGCAAGATCGACATCGATTCGCTGATCACCCACACCATGCCGGTCGAGAAGATCAACGATGCCTTCGACCTGATGCACAAGGGCGAGTCGATCCGCAGCGTCGTGACGTTCTAG
- a CDS encoding MBL fold metallo-hydrolase produces MTVRKLGGATIEKVEEICGPGFKPGRMFPKFDQEAFDAQKSWMVPEHVQDGSDRLIGSVHTWIVKTPKHTILIDTCLGNHKQRHNAGWNNLDTPFLDRLKACGCPPESVDFVMCTHLHVDHVGWNTRLENGRWVPTFPNAKYLFAKREYAHWESERKSQGEGKVNDGSFDDSVLPIVEAGKAVMIDKDHQPDPLLTIKDYPGHTPGSIAINLKDQGKQACFSGDIMHHPIQVYHPDWSSQFCWDQAMSAVSRRKLLEDCVESNALLCPAHFPGANAGYVKPEGNSFKIEWDRQ; encoded by the coding sequence ATGACCGTGCGAAAGCTGGGCGGAGCCACCATCGAGAAGGTCGAGGAAATCTGCGGCCCGGGCTTCAAGCCCGGCCGCATGTTCCCGAAGTTCGATCAGGAAGCCTTCGACGCTCAGAAGAGCTGGATGGTGCCGGAGCACGTGCAGGACGGCAGCGACCGGCTTATCGGCTCGGTCCATACCTGGATCGTGAAGACACCGAAGCACACGATCCTGATCGACACCTGTCTCGGCAATCACAAGCAGCGCCACAATGCGGGCTGGAACAACCTCGACACGCCGTTCCTTGACCGCCTGAAGGCCTGCGGCTGTCCGCCCGAGTCCGTCGACTTCGTGATGTGCACGCATCTGCACGTCGACCATGTCGGCTGGAACACCAGGCTGGAGAACGGCCGCTGGGTTCCGACCTTTCCCAACGCGAAGTACCTGTTCGCCAAGCGCGAATACGCGCACTGGGAAAGCGAGCGGAAGAGCCAGGGTGAAGGCAAAGTGAACGACGGCTCGTTCGACGATTCGGTCCTTCCGATCGTCGAGGCCGGCAAGGCCGTGATGATCGACAAGGATCACCAGCCCGATCCGCTGCTCACCATCAAGGATTATCCGGGCCACACGCCGGGTTCGATCGCCATCAACCTGAAGGATCAGGGAAAGCAGGCCTGCTTCTCGGGCGACATCATGCACCACCCGATCCAGGTCTATCACCCCGACTGGTCGAGCCAGTTCTGCTGGGATCAGGCGATGTCCGCCGTCTCGCGCCGCAAGCTCCTCGAGGACTGCGTCGAGAGCAACGCGTTGCTCTGCCCCGCCCACTTCCCCGGCGCCAATGCCGGCTACGTCAAACCCGAAGGCAATTCCTTCAAGATTGAGTGGGACCGCCAATGA
- a CDS encoding SMP-30/gluconolactonase/LRE family protein — MKLEPLLDGLSFGEGPRWRDDRLYFSDFYVHQVRTVDESGKAETIVEVPGQPSGLGWRPDGTMLIVSMTDRRLMRFAGGKLTVEAELGAIATGLCNDMIVDARGRAYVGNFGFDRHAGESPRPAVLARIDPDGSVHAAADGLMFPNGTVITPDGRTMIIAETFAKCLTAFDIAADGTLSNRRVWAETPTCNPDGICLDAEGGIWVTGAFTHQMVRVLEGGKVTHALDLGERAAYACMLGGKDRRTLFVITNTGSGPAIADKKAGRIETMRVDVPGAGLP; from the coding sequence ATGAAACTCGAACCGCTGCTCGACGGCCTTTCCTTCGGTGAGGGCCCGCGCTGGCGGGACGACCGGCTCTATTTTAGCGACTTCTACGTCCATCAGGTCCGCACGGTCGACGAGAGCGGCAAGGCCGAGACGATCGTCGAAGTGCCCGGCCAGCCGTCCGGCCTGGGCTGGCGACCCGACGGCACTATGCTGATCGTGAGCATGACCGACCGCCGGCTGATGCGCTTCGCAGGCGGCAAGCTCACCGTCGAGGCCGAGCTGGGCGCGATCGCGACCGGCCTGTGCAACGACATGATCGTCGATGCCAGGGGCCGCGCCTATGTTGGCAATTTCGGCTTCGACCGACATGCCGGCGAGAGCCCGCGTCCGGCCGTGCTGGCCCGCATCGATCCCGACGGCTCCGTCCATGCCGCGGCCGACGGGCTGATGTTCCCCAACGGCACGGTCATTACGCCCGACGGCAGGACGATGATCATCGCCGAGACCTTCGCCAAGTGCCTGACGGCCTTCGACATCGCCGCTGACGGCACGCTGTCCAATCGCCGCGTCTGGGCGGAAACGCCGACCTGCAATCCCGACGGGATCTGCCTCGATGCCGAGGGCGGTATCTGGGTCACCGGCGCCTTCACGCATCAGATGGTCCGTGTGCTCGAAGGCGGCAAGGTCACGCATGCGCTCGATCTCGGCGAGCGCGCGGCCTACGCCTGCATGCTGGGCGGCAAGGACCGCCGCACGCTTTTCGTCATCACCAACACCGGCAGCGGGCCGGCCATCGCCGACAAGAAGGCCGGCCGCATCGAGACGATGCGCGTGGACGTGCCCGGCGCCGGCCTGCCCTGA
- a CDS encoding SDR family NAD(P)-dependent oxidoreductase, protein MKGPEDDAGLAGKVAIIAGGGAAGDGIGNGRAAAILLARAGTHVLVADRDLKLAERTVEMIKAEGGQHAAAHAGDMTQEAECKRLVDAAVDRWGRLDFLDNNIGIGSRGSVVEEKSEEYRRVMQVNVETMFLLSKHAIPAMIKTAKGGSIVNISSISALRPRGLTTYTTSKAAVIGLSQAMAVDHGRDNIRVNCICPGPMYTPMVYARGNGMSEAARAQRARASVLKTEGTGWDVGHTVRFLLSNHARYITGQVIVVDGGVTLQGPARDSQDH, encoded by the coding sequence GTGAAAGGTCCAGAGGACGATGCCGGGCTTGCCGGCAAGGTCGCGATAATTGCCGGCGGCGGCGCCGCCGGCGACGGCATCGGCAACGGCCGTGCCGCGGCGATCCTGCTGGCCCGCGCCGGCACCCATGTACTGGTGGCCGACCGCGACCTGAAGCTCGCGGAACGCACGGTCGAGATGATCAAGGCCGAGGGCGGCCAGCATGCCGCGGCCCATGCCGGCGACATGACGCAGGAAGCCGAGTGCAAGCGGCTGGTCGACGCCGCGGTCGATCGCTGGGGCCGGCTCGACTTCCTCGACAACAATATCGGCATCGGCAGCCGCGGTTCGGTCGTCGAGGAGAAGTCCGAGGAATATCGCCGCGTGATGCAGGTGAACGTCGAGACGATGTTCCTGCTCTCCAAGCATGCGATCCCGGCCATGATCAAGACCGCCAAGGGCGGCTCGATCGTGAACATCTCGTCGATTTCGGCGCTGCGTCCGCGTGGCCTCACGACCTACACGACCTCGAAGGCGGCGGTGATCGGCCTCAGCCAGGCGATGGCGGTCGACCATGGCCGCGACAATATCCGCGTCAACTGCATCTGCCCCGGCCCGATGTACACGCCGATGGTCTATGCCCGCGGCAACGGCATGAGCGAGGCCGCGCGGGCGCAGCGCGCCAGGGCGTCCGTCCTCAAGACCGAGGGCACCGGGTGGGATGTCGGCCATACCGTGCGCTTCCTGCTCAGCAACCATGCCCGCTACATCACCGGCCAGGTGATCGTCGTCGACGGCGGTGTGACCCTGCAGGGCCCGGCACGCGATTCGCAAGATCACTGA
- a CDS encoding carboxymuconolactone decarboxylase family protein, with the protein MARLPYLEPDQVAPEYRDMLKRNTNLHKLLVNSPDMARAFSGLGGYIRFKSKLDTRLRELAILQVGWMEKSEYEFTHHVKIGKEFGVTDEDIKGLMAETEGKPSHLEPLTKAVLRGAREMVKDLAMSDATFAEIKKDLSNEHMTDLVLTIAFYCAVVRVLATMQIDNEPQYKEVLKQYPIPGVK; encoded by the coding sequence ATGGCCCGCCTGCCCTATCTCGAGCCCGACCAGGTCGCGCCTGAGTATCGCGACATGCTCAAGCGCAACACCAACCTGCACAAGCTGCTGGTCAACTCGCCCGACATGGCGCGGGCCTTCAGCGGGCTGGGCGGCTACATCCGCTTCAAGAGCAAGCTCGACACGCGCCTGCGCGAGCTGGCCATCCTGCAGGTCGGCTGGATGGAGAAATCCGAGTATGAATTCACCCACCATGTGAAGATCGGCAAGGAATTCGGCGTCACCGACGAGGACATCAAGGGCCTGATGGCCGAGACCGAGGGCAAGCCCTCCCATCTCGAGCCGCTGACCAAGGCCGTCCTCAGGGGCGCGCGCGAGATGGTGAAGGACCTCGCAATGTCCGACGCCACCTTCGCGGAGATCAAGAAGGACCTGTCCAACGAGCACATGACCGACCTGGTGCTCACCATCGCCTTCTACTGCGCCGTCGTCCGCGTGCTCGCCACCATGCAGATCGACAACGAGCCGCAATACAAGGAAGTGCTGAAGCAGTACCCCATTCCGGGAGTGAAGTGA